In Micromonospora sp. NBC_01813, the following are encoded in one genomic region:
- a CDS encoding WhiB family transcriptional regulator, producing the protein MDGRLEVADLLGNAPEWQEQALCSQTDPEAFFPEKGGSTREAKRICSRCEVKSECLEYALGHDERFGIWGGLSERERRKLKRRVA; encoded by the coding sequence ATGGATGGTCGGCTGGAGGTCGCGGACCTGCTCGGCAACGCCCCGGAGTGGCAGGAACAGGCGCTGTGCTCACAGACCGATCCGGAAGCGTTCTTTCCGGAGAAGGGTGGATCCACGCGTGAGGCGAAGCGGATCTGCTCGCGCTGTGAAGTGAAGTCCGAGTGCCTGGAGTACGCACTCGGTCACGACGAGCGGTTCGGCATCTGGGGCGGGCTGTCTGAACGGGAACGCCGCAAACTCAAGCGCCGGGTCGCCTGA
- a CDS encoding metallopeptidase family protein, translating to MPATVPLSRTKAEVFDELVLDTVETLERRFARELAGVEFAVEDVPPDLNVYDSDVLEDGEVPLARLLPGRPGRQEMPPRIVLYRRPLEFRAMDREDLADLVHDVIIEQVANLLGVDPDELA from the coding sequence GTGCCGGCGACGGTGCCGCTGTCCCGGACGAAGGCGGAGGTCTTCGACGAGTTGGTCCTGGACACGGTCGAGACGCTGGAGCGCCGCTTCGCCCGGGAGCTGGCCGGCGTCGAGTTCGCCGTCGAGGACGTGCCGCCGGATCTGAACGTCTACGACTCCGACGTGCTGGAGGACGGCGAGGTGCCGCTGGCTCGGCTGCTGCCCGGCCGGCCGGGGCGTCAGGAGATGCCGCCTCGGATCGTGCTCTACCGGCGTCCGTTGGAGTTCCGGGCGATGGATCGGGAGGATCTCGCCGACCTGGTGCACGACGTGATCATCGAGCAGGTGGCGAATCTGCTGGGTGTCGATCCGGACGAGTTGGCGTAA
- a CDS encoding DUF3499 domain-containing protein: MRSSRRCSRNGCPRQAVATLTYVYNESTAVVGPLAAFAEPHTYDLCEQHARSLTAPRGWDVVRHEGEFEPPPHTTDDLVALAEAVREAARPAPIRPAEPDVTDLDINPSTGRRGHLRVIPPRH, translated from the coding sequence GTGAGGTCATCACGGCGCTGCTCCCGCAACGGCTGCCCCCGCCAGGCCGTCGCCACGTTGACCTATGTCTACAACGAGTCGACGGCCGTCGTCGGGCCGCTGGCGGCCTTCGCCGAGCCGCACACCTACGACCTGTGTGAGCAGCACGCCCGCAGCCTGACCGCACCCCGGGGCTGGGATGTCGTCCGGCACGAGGGTGAGTTCGAGCCGCCGCCGCACACCACCGACGACCTGGTGGCCCTCGCCGAGGCGGTCCGTGAAGCCGCCCGGCCAGCCCCGATCCGCCCGGCCGAGCCGGACGTGACGGATCTCGACATCAACCCGTCGACCGGCCGCCGAGGCCATCTCCGGGTCATTCCGCCCCGACACTGA